A part of Bosea sp. (in: a-proteobacteria) genomic DNA contains:
- a CDS encoding SDR family NAD(P)-dependent oxidoreductase encodes MKLVEGMAAVVTGAASGLGEATARMLAGQGVKVAALDLNAERGAAIAAEIGGVFCACDVTSDASVDAALLAARAAHGPERILVNCAGVAPGKRVVSRKRDTGELMAHDMASFEKTVAINLVGTFRMIARCAVSMAALAPVTEDGSRGVIINTASVAAEDGQIGQAAYAASKGGVASLTLPVARDLASSGIRVVTILPGLFETPMFASIADDYRKALEQSVPHPSRLGKPAEYAALARSIIENDMLNGATIRLDGAIRLAPK; translated from the coding sequence ATGAAGCTTGTCGAAGGCATGGCCGCCGTGGTGACTGGCGCGGCCTCGGGGCTGGGCGAGGCGACCGCCCGGATGCTGGCGGGGCAAGGCGTCAAGGTCGCGGCGCTCGACCTCAATGCGGAACGGGGAGCGGCGATCGCGGCCGAGATCGGCGGCGTGTTCTGCGCCTGCGACGTGACCTCCGACGCTTCGGTCGATGCGGCGCTCCTCGCTGCCCGGGCGGCGCATGGACCCGAGCGCATCCTTGTCAATTGCGCGGGCGTGGCGCCGGGCAAGCGCGTCGTCTCGCGCAAGCGCGACACGGGCGAACTCATGGCCCATGACATGGCCAGTTTCGAGAAGACCGTGGCGATCAACCTCGTCGGCACCTTCCGCATGATCGCGCGCTGCGCGGTTTCGATGGCGGCGCTCGCGCCGGTCACCGAGGATGGCTCGCGTGGCGTCATCATCAACACGGCCTCGGTGGCGGCCGAGGACGGCCAGATCGGGCAGGCGGCCTATGCGGCGTCCAAGGGGGGCGTCGCGTCGTTGACGCTGCCGGTGGCGCGCGACCTCGCCTCTTCGGGGATCAGGGTCGTCACCATCCTGCCAGGCCTGTTCGAGACGCCCATGTTCGCGTCCATTGCCGATGATTACCGCAAGGCGCTCGAGCAATCCGTGCCGCACCCATCGCGGCTGGGCAAGCCGGCTGAATACGCAGCTCTCGCGCGCTCGATCATCGAGAACGACATGCTCAACGGCGCGACGATCCGGCTCGACGGCGCCATCCGGCTGGCGCCGAAGTGA
- a CDS encoding DUF1232 domain-containing protein, which yields MRKLAADEDGLGSRLLDLIRRAARSVPFAEDALAAWYCARDPATPSRVRMILMSAVAYFVLPIDAVPDLLPFLGFTDDAAVIAAALAAVATHLRPEHRDKARETLAGL from the coding sequence ATGCGCAAGCTCGCCGCCGACGAAGACGGCCTCGGCAGCCGCCTCCTCGACCTCATCCGCCGCGCCGCGCGGTCCGTGCCCTTTGCCGAGGATGCGCTGGCCGCCTGGTATTGCGCGCGCGATCCTGCGACGCCCTCGCGCGTGCGGATGATTCTGATGTCGGCGGTGGCCTATTTCGTCCTGCCGATCGATGCCGTGCCGGACCTGCTGCCCTTCCTCGGCTTCACCGACGATGCGGCCGTGATCGCAGCTGCGCTGGCGGCAGTGGCGACGCATCTGCGGCCCGAGCATCGCGACAAGGCGCGCGAGACCCTCGCCGGTTTGTGA
- a CDS encoding sigma-70 family RNA polymerase sigma factor: MSNPAEFAAWVADVAERRDRAAFTRLFDHFAPRLNAYLMRLGTDSALAEEIVQDAMSTLWRKASLFDPAKSSLSTWLYRIARNRRIDLARRERGEFDPDEPMLQPAASPDLDKLLDIQQREEVVRGALVTLPPEQLELVKLAFFEGLSHSQIAETTGLPLGTVKSRIRLAFTRLRRMLEAEGVVEAT, from the coding sequence GTGTCGAACCCGGCAGAGTTTGCGGCATGGGTTGCGGACGTGGCTGAGCGCCGCGACCGTGCCGCGTTCACGCGGCTGTTCGATCATTTCGCGCCGCGCCTCAACGCGTATCTGATGCGCCTGGGGACCGATTCCGCGCTTGCCGAGGAGATCGTGCAGGATGCGATGTCGACGCTCTGGCGCAAGGCGTCGTTGTTCGACCCCGCCAAGTCGTCGCTCTCCACCTGGCTTTACCGCATCGCGCGCAACCGGCGCATCGATCTGGCGCGCCGCGAACGGGGCGAGTTCGATCCGGACGAGCCGATGCTCCAGCCCGCCGCAAGCCCTGATCTCGACAAGCTGCTCGACATCCAGCAGCGCGAGGAAGTGGTGCGCGGGGCCCTGGTCACGCTGCCGCCCGAGCAGCTCGAGCTCGTGAAGCTGGCTTTCTTCGAAGGGCTATCCCACAGCCAGATCGCAGAAACGACAGGGTTGCCGCTGGGCACCGTGAAATCGCGCATCCGCCTTGCCTTCACCCGCCTCAGGCGCATGCTTGAAGCCGAAGGGGTGGTCGAGGCCACCTGA
- the rlmN gene encoding 23S rRNA (adenine(2503)-C(2))-methyltransferase RlmN: MSIATSETTELQGGLAEASPATVPSPASEAASATRPSLAGRTRAGITQALAEIGVPLKEQRMRTGQIWNWIYHHGVRDFSEIRNVGKDLKSALEASFTLARPEVTAAQVSRDGTRKWLLRMPSTGARDGIRGGAGVEIECVYIPENDRGTLCVSSQVGCTLTCTFCHTGTQRLVRNLSAGEIVAQLLVARDQIGDFPGRPRPTDGFVPDDGGRFITNIVFMGMGEPLYNLDAVSDAIDTISDGDGLSLGRRRITVSTSGVAPEIGPLGARTNAMLAISLHAVRDDLRNELVPLNRKYPIAELLDACRAYPGLSNARRITFEYVMLKGVNDSDAEARELVRLLKGIPAKINLIPFNPWPGTRYACSDWDRIERFSDIVFRAGYASPVRTPRGRDILAACGQLKSETEKLSARARLMQHDDLSATPQAAPGAAA; the protein is encoded by the coding sequence ATGTCCATCGCCACATCTGAGACGACCGAGCTTCAAGGCGGACTGGCCGAAGCCTCGCCTGCGACTGTCCCGTCGCCTGCATCCGAAGCGGCTTCCGCGACCCGCCCGAGCCTGGCGGGCCGCACCCGCGCCGGCATCACGCAGGCGCTGGCGGAGATCGGCGTGCCGCTCAAGGAGCAGCGCATGCGCACCGGGCAGATCTGGAACTGGATCTACCATCACGGCGTGCGGGATTTCTCCGAGATCCGGAATGTCGGCAAGGACCTGAAGTCCGCCCTCGAGGCAAGCTTCACCCTGGCCCGCCCCGAGGTGACCGCAGCGCAGGTCTCGCGCGACGGCACCCGCAAATGGCTGCTGCGCATGCCTTCGACAGGGGCGCGGGATGGCATCAGGGGCGGCGCCGGCGTGGAAATCGAGTGCGTCTACATTCCCGAGAACGACCGCGGGACCCTGTGCGTGTCGAGCCAGGTCGGTTGCACGCTGACCTGCACCTTCTGCCACACGGGCACCCAGCGGCTGGTGCGCAATCTGAGCGCAGGGGAAATCGTCGCGCAGCTGCTGGTGGCGCGCGACCAGATCGGCGATTTTCCCGGCCGGCCCCGGCCCACCGACGGCTTCGTGCCGGATGATGGCGGCCGCTTCATCACCAACATCGTCTTCATGGGGATGGGCGAGCCGCTCTACAATCTCGACGCCGTGTCCGACGCCATCGACACGATCTCCGACGGGGATGGGCTTTCGCTCGGCCGGCGCCGGATCACTGTCTCGACCTCCGGCGTGGCGCCGGAGATCGGCCCGCTTGGAGCGCGCACCAATGCGATGCTGGCGATCTCGCTGCATGCCGTGCGCGATGATCTGCGCAACGAGCTTGTGCCGCTCAATCGCAAATACCCGATCGCGGAGCTGCTCGATGCCTGCCGGGCCTACCCCGGCCTGTCAAACGCGCGGCGCATCACCTTCGAATATGTCATGCTCAAGGGCGTGAATGATTCGGACGCCGAGGCGCGCGAGCTTGTGCGCCTGCTCAAGGGCATCCCGGCCAAGATCAACCTCATCCCGTTCAATCCCTGGCCGGGCACGAGATACGCCTGCTCGGATTGGGACCGCATCGAGCGCTTTTCCGACATCGTGTTCCGTGCGGGCTATGCCTCGCCCGTCCGCACCCCGCGCGGCCGTGACATCCTCGCCGCCTGCGGCCAGCTCAAGAGCGAAACCGAGAAGCTCTCGGCCCGGGCGCGCCTGATGCAGCACGATGATCTGTCCGCCACCCCCCAGGCGGCGCCCGGCGCAGCCGCCTGA
- a CDS encoding LysE family translocator encodes MTFLPDGQILIAYTLACLVLFITPGPDMSLFLSKTLSGGRSHGMAAMAGAMAGSVLHSALAALGLSALLNASETAFIILKMIGAIYLGWMAFDAIRNGSSLSVKAGADPALQRRGVWRTFLMGIGINLSNPKVVLFYVTFLPQFVSAGDPHAPAKMLFMGLYLVAISIPLAILMILGAERLIGYLTARPKALRAIDYVFGGIFGLFAVKILLTQAGR; translated from the coding sequence ATGACCTTCCTGCCGGACGGGCAGATCCTGATCGCCTACACCTTGGCCTGTCTCGTCCTGTTCATCACGCCGGGCCCCGACATGAGCCTGTTCCTGTCGAAGACCCTCAGCGGGGGACGCAGCCACGGCATGGCGGCGATGGCGGGGGCCATGGCCGGCTCGGTGCTGCACTCCGCGCTCGCCGCGCTCGGCCTCTCGGCGCTGCTTAATGCTTCCGAGACGGCCTTCATCATCCTCAAGATGATCGGCGCGATCTATCTGGGCTGGATGGCGTTTGACGCGATCCGCAATGGCTCGTCCCTCAGCGTCAAGGCCGGGGCCGATCCGGCCCTGCAGCGGCGCGGAGTGTGGCGCACCTTCCTGATGGGGATCGGCATCAACCTCTCCAACCCGAAGGTGGTGCTCTTCTACGTGACCTTCCTGCCGCAGTTCGTGAGCGCGGGAGATCCGCACGCGCCGGCCAAGATGCTGTTTATGGGCCTCTACCTCGTGGCAATCTCCATCCCGCTCGCGATTCTGATGATTCTCGGGGCAGAACGCCTGATCGGATACCTCACGGCGCGACCGAAGGCGCTGCGGGCCATCGATTACGTCTTTGGCGGAATCTTCGGCCTGTTCGCGGTCAAGATCCTGCTGACGCAGGCGGGGCGCTGA
- the ggt gene encoding gamma-glutamyltransferase, which translates to MIRLATVFAASLISLCAHPSFRGPVLAQGAPPAPPAALAPEGATGRMQKAMGYAQRHMVAAANPLAAEAGRQILRDGGSAVDAAITVQLVLNLVEPQSSGIGGGAFLVHWSQSARKVTTLDGRETAPAAAKPERFIGADGKPLGFMAAVVGGRSVGVPGTLKLLEDAHKRWGKLPWARVIAPAVKLAEDGFAVSPRLNGLLSRETALKADPVARAYFYDEAGAARAVGHTLKNPAFAETLKRVAAEGAAAFYAGPVAADIVATVTGHPTNPGDITLADLAGYRVVEREAQCGRYRVYTICGMGPPSSGALAVQQILGIVERFDLSRMGPGPQAAHWIAEAGRLAFADRNLFVGDPAFVDVPASGMIDPAYLGSRANLMSEERSLGTARAGEPPRRRAQLLAPADDQIEYGTSHISIIDGQGDAISMTTTIEDGFGARIMTKGGFLLNNELTDFNFVPSVNGVPVANRVEPGKRPRSSMAPTLVFDAFGRLHAVVGSPGGSQIIGYVAKTLIGILDWRLDPQQAVDFPNFGSRNGPTEIERGTEAEGWTAALQAKGHEVRPIEMTSGIQAIVVSPIGYLGGADSRREGVAIGD; encoded by the coding sequence ATGATCCGCCTTGCCACCGTGTTCGCCGCGTCGTTGATCAGTCTTTGCGCGCACCCGTCGTTCAGGGGCCCCGTCTTGGCGCAAGGCGCGCCGCCTGCGCCGCCCGCCGCGCTCGCGCCCGAGGGCGCCACCGGGCGCATGCAGAAGGCCATGGGCTATGCGCAGCGCCACATGGTGGCGGCCGCAAACCCTCTCGCAGCCGAGGCCGGCCGGCAGATCCTGCGCGATGGCGGCAGCGCTGTCGACGCCGCCATCACCGTGCAGCTCGTGCTCAACCTCGTCGAGCCGCAAAGCTCGGGCATCGGCGGCGGCGCTTTCCTGGTCCACTGGAGCCAGTCGGCCCGGAAGGTGACGACGCTCGACGGCCGCGAGACAGCCCCCGCCGCCGCCAAGCCAGAGCGATTCATCGGAGCGGACGGCAAGCCTCTGGGCTTCATGGCCGCGGTCGTGGGCGGCCGGTCGGTCGGCGTGCCCGGAACGCTGAAGCTGCTCGAGGATGCGCACAAGCGCTGGGGCAAGCTGCCCTGGGCCAGGGTGATCGCGCCCGCCGTGAAGCTGGCCGAGGACGGCTTCGCCGTGTCGCCCCGCCTCAACGGGCTGCTCTCGCGCGAGACGGCGCTGAAGGCAGACCCCGTCGCGCGCGCCTATTTCTATGACGAGGCGGGCGCGGCGCGGGCTGTCGGCCATACGCTGAAGAACCCTGCCTTTGCGGAGACGCTGAAGCGGGTGGCGGCGGAAGGCGCGGCGGCCTTCTATGCGGGGCCGGTCGCTGCCGACATCGTGGCGACCGTGACCGGCCATCCGACCAATCCCGGTGACATCACACTGGCTGACCTCGCCGGCTACCGCGTGGTCGAGCGCGAGGCGCAGTGCGGCCGCTACCGGGTCTACACGATCTGCGGCATGGGCCCGCCCAGCTCCGGCGCGCTGGCCGTGCAGCAGATCCTCGGGATCGTCGAGCGATTCGATCTCTCCCGGATGGGCCCCGGCCCGCAGGCCGCCCACTGGATCGCGGAAGCGGGGCGCCTCGCCTTCGCCGACCGCAACCTGTTCGTGGGCGACCCCGCCTTCGTCGATGTGCCTGCAAGCGGCATGATCGACCCGGCCTATCTTGGCAGCCGGGCGAACCTGATGAGCGAGGAGCGCTCGCTGGGAACGGCCCGCGCAGGCGAGCCGCCGCGGCGCAGGGCGCAGCTTCTGGCGCCAGCCGATGACCAGATCGAATATGGAACCAGCCATATCTCGATCATCGACGGTCAGGGCGATGCGATCTCGATGACCACGACCATCGAGGACGGCTTCGGCGCACGGATCATGACCAAGGGCGGCTTCCTGCTCAACAACGAGCTGACCGACTTCAACTTCGTGCCGAGCGTTAACGGCGTGCCTGTGGCGAATCGCGTCGAGCCCGGCAAGCGGCCGCGCTCGTCCATGGCCCCCACGCTGGTCTTCGACGCGTTCGGGCGGCTGCACGCGGTGGTGGGCTCGCCCGGCGGCAGCCAGATCATCGGCTATGTGGCCAAGACGCTGATCGGCATCCTCGACTGGCGGCTTGATCCGCAGCAGGCGGTGGACTTTCCCAATTTCGGCAGCCGCAACGGCCCCACCGAGATCGAGCGCGGCACCGAAGCCGAAGGCTGGACCGCGGCGCTCCAGGCCAAGGGCCACGAGGTGCGTCCCATCGAGATGACGTCGGGCATCCAGGCCATCGTCGTGTCGCCCATCGGTTATCTGGGCGGCGCTGATTCGCGACGCGAAGGCGTCGCGATCGGCGATTGA
- a CDS encoding DUF1223 domain-containing protein, with protein sequence MTSGFLGVGIGLLWTVAALAQSAAVAEPKPEAAGVKPRAVLELFTSQGCSSCPAADALFVELARDPSLLVLTLPVDYWDYLGWKDTLAHAAFSQRQRLYAKTRGDGQIYTPQAVIDGAAHTVGSDRHAMEQILIAHRATPLPLDVAVTEHGDQMRVTISGTARAGSIWVLPVARSRTVSIPRGENRGREVAYANVVRGKMRVGDWRGEAMVLDLPRSLLQQADADTFAVLVHGDNGKIGRILGAAKAPRF encoded by the coding sequence ATGACAAGCGGGTTTCTGGGCGTCGGCATCGGGCTGTTGTGGACCGTTGCCGCCCTCGCGCAAAGCGCGGCCGTGGCGGAGCCCAAACCGGAAGCTGCTGGCGTGAAACCCCGCGCCGTGCTGGAGCTTTTCACCAGCCAGGGCTGTTCGTCCTGCCCTGCGGCGGATGCGCTCTTCGTGGAGCTGGCACGCGATCCCAGCCTGCTCGTGCTGACCTTGCCCGTCGATTACTGGGACTATCTGGGCTGGAAGGACACGCTGGCGCATGCGGCCTTTTCGCAACGGCAACGGCTTTACGCCAAGACGCGCGGCGACGGGCAGATCTACACGCCGCAGGCCGTGATCGACGGCGCGGCGCATACGGTCGGCTCGGACCGCCATGCCATGGAGCAGATCCTCATTGCCCATCGAGCCACGCCGCTGCCGCTCGACGTGGCCGTCACCGAACATGGCGACCAGATGCGCGTGACGATCTCCGGGACTGCGCGGGCTGGCTCCATATGGGTGCTGCCGGTGGCGCGCTCGCGCACTGTGTCCATCCCGCGCGGCGAGAATCGCGGGCGGGAGGTCGCTTACGCCAATGTCGTGCGCGGCAAGATGCGGGTGGGCGACTGGCGCGGCGAGGCTATGGTGCTGGATCTGCCGCGCAGCTTGCTCCAGCAGGCCGACGCCGACACCTTCGCCGTGCTGGTCCACGGCGACAATGGCAAGATCGGCCGCATCCTCGGGGCCGCGAAGGCGCCGCGCTTCTGA
- a CDS encoding lipid A biosynthesis lauroyl acyltransferase, with amino-acid sequence MMSKAAAFAMVRAVRAVFALSRSLGASRASATGGWLLRKLGPLTPQQRIARANLAAAFPERGEAERAAILSEAWDNLGRTAGEYAHLATIFDYDEANPDPSGRIEVSGIEHFIALRDDGRPGIIFSAHLANWELPAICAERFGLDATAVFRPPNDPAVAAVIHEIRSGTMGGLAASMRGAAFSMHGVLENGGHLGMLIDQHFTRGVVVEFFGQPVLANPVLAKFARHFDCPVHGVRVIRLPHHRFRLELTPPLDLPRDAEGAIDVEGAVQAMTRVVEGWVRENPGQWLWMHRRWRPALVKQALALKRRMAT; translated from the coding sequence ATGATGTCGAAGGCGGCCGCGTTCGCAATGGTCCGGGCCGTGCGGGCCGTGTTCGCGCTGTCGCGCTCGCTCGGGGCCTCGCGCGCCAGCGCCACCGGCGGCTGGCTCCTGCGCAAGCTTGGCCCGCTCACCCCGCAACAGCGCATAGCCCGCGCCAACCTGGCTGCCGCCTTTCCCGAACGCGGCGAGGCCGAGCGCGCCGCCATCCTGAGCGAGGCCTGGGACAACCTTGGCCGCACGGCGGGGGAATATGCGCACCTCGCCACGATCTTCGACTATGATGAGGCCAACCCTGACCCCAGCGGGCGGATCGAGGTCTCGGGCATCGAGCATTTCATCGCGCTGCGCGATGATGGCAGGCCCGGCATCATCTTCTCTGCCCATCTGGCGAACTGGGAACTGCCGGCGATCTGCGCCGAGCGATTTGGCCTCGACGCCACGGCCGTTTTCCGTCCGCCGAATGATCCGGCCGTGGCGGCGGTGATCCACGAGATCCGTTCTGGCACCATGGGCGGGCTGGCCGCCTCGATGCGAGGCGCTGCCTTCTCGATGCACGGCGTGCTGGAGAACGGCGGACATTTGGGCATGCTCATCGACCAGCACTTCACGCGGGGCGTCGTGGTGGAGTTCTTCGGCCAGCCCGTGCTGGCCAATCCGGTGCTGGCGAAGTTCGCCCGGCATTTCGATTGCCCGGTCCATGGCGTGAGGGTGATCCGCCTGCCCCATCACAGGTTCCGGCTCGAGCTCACCCCTCCGCTGGACCTGCCGCGTGACGCTGAAGGCGCGATCGATGTCGAAGGCGCGGTGCAGGCGATGACGCGGGTCGTCGAGGGCTGGGTGCGCGAGAATCCGGGCCAGTGGCTGTGGATGCACCGGCGCTGGCGCCCCGCCCTGGTCAAGCAGGCGCTTGCGCTCAAGCGGCGGATGGCTACGTGA
- a CDS encoding zinc-binding dehydrogenase — protein sequence MRALMLHGDRDLRLEDIAPPPPPAPGEVQVRIRALGLNFLDVWGFRGMAFAKRKMPQAAGVEASGEVVALGEGVSRFRLGQKVTMYGADTCGHCKPCREGRDNLCENVAGIMGFHIDGFGRELLNRSERLCVAVPDPVSFEHAACAPIGFGTVQHMLFDNARLEPGESILVHAAGSGIGTAAIKMAKAIGCTVYTTVGDDAKARKALELGADHVINYKTERFEGEVRRLTKRKGVDVVFEHVGADTWNGSLLCLKRGGRLVTCGATSGASATINLMQLFQQQYRIFGSFGCAMRNIADSLDKMAGGLTPVIDSVFELADFEQGLARLEGRQVFGKVIITL from the coding sequence ATGCGCGCATTGATGCTCCACGGGGACCGCGACCTGAGGCTCGAGGACATCGCTCCGCCGCCGCCCCCCGCCCCGGGCGAGGTGCAGGTGCGCATCCGCGCCCTGGGCCTCAACTTCCTCGATGTCTGGGGTTTCCGCGGCATGGCCTTCGCCAAGCGCAAGATGCCCCAGGCTGCGGGCGTCGAGGCGTCGGGCGAGGTGGTGGCGCTGGGCGAGGGCGTGTCGCGCTTCAGGCTGGGGCAGAAGGTGACCATGTATGGCGCCGACACCTGCGGCCACTGCAAGCCCTGCCGGGAGGGCCGGGACAATCTGTGCGAGAACGTCGCGGGAATCATGGGCTTCCACATCGACGGATTCGGGCGCGAGCTCCTCAACCGCAGCGAGCGGCTTTGCGTTGCGGTGCCTGATCCCGTTTCATTCGAACACGCGGCCTGCGCGCCGATCGGGTTCGGCACCGTGCAGCACATGCTGTTCGACAATGCCAGGCTCGAGCCGGGCGAGAGCATACTGGTCCACGCGGCCGGCTCAGGCATCGGCACCGCCGCGATCAAGATGGCGAAGGCAATCGGCTGCACCGTCTACACCACCGTCGGCGACGATGCGAAGGCCAGGAAGGCGCTGGAGCTCGGCGCCGACCACGTCATCAACTACAAGACAGAGCGCTTCGAGGGCGAGGTCAGACGGCTGACGAAGCGCAAGGGCGTGGACGTCGTGTTCGAGCATGTCGGGGCCGACACCTGGAACGGCTCGCTGCTCTGCCTCAAGCGCGGGGGACGGCTGGTGACCTGCGGCGCCACCTCGGGCGCGAGCGCGACCATCAATCTGATGCAGCTCTTCCAGCAGCAATACCGCATCTTCGGCTCGTTTGGCTGCGCCATGCGCAATATCGCCGACTCGCTCGACAAGATGGCGGGCGGACTGACTCCGGTGATCGATTCGGTGTTCGAGCTGGCCGATTTCGAGCAAGGACTGGCGCGCCTCGAAGGGCGGCAGGTCTTTGGCAAGGTGATCATCACGCTCTAG
- a CDS encoding SDR family oxidoreductase: protein MSRVLVTGGAKGIGAGVVRALVLAGHDVVFTYRSSGEQAAALAGELSAAGGRTVEAVPLDLADKAAVAAFCAGADSLGEMSGLVHNAGQSYDTLSMMLAQDKAEAAMQVNFWSFTQVVNAVLRPMMARRSGRVIAIGSVTAARANQGNAAYAASKAALEAYMRTLSLETAKRGITANTIAPGFVDTDMMGKYAAYRAGMEKQIPAGRFARPEEIGALAAFLMSPSAAYITGATIPVDGGLMASMGLQR, encoded by the coding sequence ATGAGCCGCGTTCTCGTGACAGGCGGAGCCAAGGGCATCGGCGCGGGCGTGGTGCGCGCGCTGGTGCTGGCTGGCCATGACGTGGTCTTCACCTATCGCTCATCGGGCGAGCAGGCTGCGGCGCTGGCGGGCGAGCTTTCCGCTGCGGGGGGGCGCACGGTCGAGGCGGTGCCGCTCGATCTCGCCGACAAGGCGGCCGTGGCCGCGTTCTGCGCCGGGGCGGACTCGCTCGGCGAGATGTCCGGCCTCGTGCACAATGCCGGCCAGTCCTACGACACGCTGTCGATGATGTTGGCGCAGGACAAGGCCGAGGCCGCGATGCAGGTGAATTTCTGGTCGTTCACCCAGGTCGTCAACGCCGTCCTGCGTCCGATGATGGCGCGCCGCTCCGGCCGCGTCATCGCGATCGGCTCGGTGACCGCGGCCCGGGCCAACCAGGGCAATGCCGCCTATGCCGCCTCGAAGGCCGCGCTGGAGGCCTACATGCGCACGCTCTCGCTGGAGACCGCGAAGCGCGGCATCACCGCCAACACCATCGCGCCGGGATTCGTCGACACCGACATGATGGGCAAGTATGCCGCCTACCGTGCGGGCATGGAGAAGCAGATTCCCGCAGGGCGCTTCGCGCGGCCCGAGGAAATCGGCGCGCTCGCGGCCTTCCTGATGAGCCCGTCGGCCGCCTACATCACTGGCGCCACCATTCCCGTCGATGGCGGGCTGATGGCGTCCATGGGCCTGCAGCGCTGA
- a CDS encoding beta-ketoacyl-ACP synthase, which translates to MTIPYHDAHGRPLVAVTGMGLVTSLGRGKADNWARLTAGQSGIHRITRFPVAGLRTTIAGTVDDLFEGSFAAPELSERLAVLAAEEAIAQSGLGQPGDFPGALFMAVPPVELEWPHKQILAAACGEAVTYDGLLAEAARGRHPDYHALFLFGSVADKVADRFGTKGSPISLSTACSSGATAIQMGVEAIRRGETSAALCIGTDGSVHAEALIRFSLLSALSTQNDPPEAASKPFSKNRDGFVMGEGGAALVLEDYASAKARGATILGFVLGCGEKGDGFHRTRSSPDGRPAIIAMQDALADAGLQPDQIDYVNAHGTSTPENDKMEAMSCAAVFGPRMASLPISSNKSMVGHTLTAAGAVEAVFSMLTIANGRIPPTINYREPDPNIPLDVVPNTARDAAVRRVISNSFGFGGQNTCLVFADEPA; encoded by the coding sequence ATGACGATTCCCTATCACGACGCCCATGGGCGTCCTCTCGTGGCCGTGACAGGCATGGGCCTCGTCACCTCGCTCGGGCGCGGCAAGGCCGACAACTGGGCTCGCCTGACGGCCGGGCAGTCGGGCATTCACAGGATCACGCGCTTTCCGGTGGCGGGGCTGCGCACCACGATCGCCGGCACGGTGGATGACCTGTTCGAGGGCAGCTTCGCCGCGCCGGAGCTGTCCGAGCGCCTGGCCGTGCTGGCGGCTGAAGAGGCGATCGCCCAGTCCGGGCTCGGCCAGCCGGGCGACTTCCCCGGAGCGCTGTTCATGGCTGTGCCGCCGGTCGAGCTTGAATGGCCCCACAAGCAGATCCTGGCGGCGGCCTGCGGCGAGGCCGTGACCTATGACGGGCTCCTCGCTGAAGCCGCGCGGGGCCGGCATCCCGATTATCACGCCCTGTTCCTGTTCGGATCGGTGGCGGACAAGGTGGCCGACAGGTTCGGGACAAAGGGCTCGCCGATCTCGCTCTCCACCGCCTGCTCATCGGGCGCGACCGCGATACAGATGGGGGTGGAGGCGATCCGCCGCGGCGAGACCAGCGCCGCGCTGTGCATCGGCACGGATGGCTCTGTTCATGCCGAGGCGCTGATCCGCTTCTCGCTGCTGTCGGCGCTCTCCACGCAGAATGATCCGCCCGAAGCGGCCTCAAAGCCATTCTCGAAGAACCGCGACGGCTTCGTGATGGGCGAGGGCGGAGCGGCGCTGGTGCTCGAGGATTATGCCAGCGCGAAGGCGCGGGGCGCCACGATCCTCGGCTTCGTGCTCGGCTGCGGCGAGAAGGGCGACGGGTTCCACCGCACGCGCTCATCGCCGGATGGCCGGCCCGCGATCATCGCCATGCAGGACGCGCTGGCGGATGCAGGGTTGCAGCCGGACCAGATCGACTATGTCAACGCACACGGCACCTCCACGCCGGAGAACGACAAGATGGAAGCGATGAGCTGCGCCGCCGTGTTCGGCCCGCGCATGGCCAGCCTGCCGATCTCCTCCAACAAGTCGATGGTCGGCCACACGCTCACCGCCGCCGGCGCGGTGGAGGCTGTGTTCTCGATGCTGACGATCGCCAACGGGCGCATCCCGCCCACCATCAACTATCGCGAGCCGGATCCCAACATTCCGCTCGACGTGGTGCCCAACACGGCCCGCGATGCGGCGGTGAGGCGCGTGATCTCGAACTCGTTCGGGTTCGGCGGCCAGAACACCTGCCTCGTCTTCGCCGACGAGCCGGCCTGA